In the genome of Sulfurimonas autotrophica DSM 16294, the window AAAAAATAGGTGGAATGATTACAAATATTGTAGATGATACGCTTATTTGCGGTGTAGGAATAAACCTTATAGCAGCACCAAAAGAGTTTAAATCACTGGATATAACAATAAATAGAGAAATTTTAATAGAAACATATTTCAAAAATATAGAAAAAAAAGTTTTATGGAAGCAAGTTTTTAGCAAATATAAGTTAGAATTTGAAAACAACAAGGAATTTTTTACGCATAGTGATGGTAAAAAGGTATCACTTGAGTCTTCTATACTCGAGAGTGATGGTAGTTTGAATATAAATGGTGAGAGGATATACAGCAGGCGATGAGTGAAGTAATAGTAATTGCAAATCAAAAGGGCGGAGTAGGTAAGACTACTACTGCTGTAAACTTGGCAGCTTCACTTGCTGTGGCAGAAAAAAAAGTGCTTTTGATTGACTCTGATCCGCAGGCTAATGCCACGACATCACTGGGGTTCCATAGAAATGATTATGAATTTAATATTTACCATGTATTGA includes:
- a CDS encoding biotin--[acetyl-CoA-carboxylase] ligase, with translation MKTLYFKTLQSTQLYLKEQLKSKKLTPPVAVVANIQTDGIGSRGNLWTSQKGNLFLSFALDVNELPHDLKLESVSIYFSYILKEILNEYGSKVFLKWPNDFYIDNKKIGGMITNIVDDTLICGVGINLIAAPKEFKSLDITINREILIETYFKNIEKKVLWKQVFSKYKLEFENNKEFFTHSDGKKVSLESSILESDGSLNINGERIYSRR